The proteins below come from a single Aegilops tauschii subsp. strangulata cultivar AL8/78 chromosome 6, Aet v6.0, whole genome shotgun sequence genomic window:
- the LOC141026052 gene encoding uncharacterized protein, producing MIDTNCPIMSWNVRGLNSPAWRAVVNETAETHKLALLCLQETKIGEWSRSLVREVCGARLADCVVLPATGTRGGAAIFWDRSRVEVQSHTIGRFSITAKITLAASTTSFWMTTVYGPVDDGRKDDFLAELARTSPAPSDPWLINDDFNLIYKARDKNNNNINHRIMGKFRAAIDIAGLEEIKCKNRKFTWSNERASPTLVSIDKFFRN from the coding sequence ATGATTGACACAAACTGCCCAATTATGAGCTGGAACGTACGAGGGCTCAACTCACCGGCCTGGCGAGCAGTAGTGAACGAGACGGCGGAGACACACAAGCTCGCTCTTCTCTGTCTCCAAGAGACAAAGATCGGTGAATGGAGCAGATCATTAGTAAGGGAGGTGTGCGGAGCTAGACTAGCTGACTGTGTCGTCCTCCCGGCCACGGGCACTAGGGGAGGTGCGGCGATCTTCTGGGACAGGAGCCGCGTAGAGGTGCAATCCCACACCATTGGACGCTTCTCCATCACAGCCAAGATCACTCTCGCAGCATCAACGACATCATTCTGGATGACGACAGTGTATGGGCCTGTCGACGACGGGAGGAAAGACGATTTCCTTGCCGAGCTAGCACGAACATCGCCGGCCCCAAGCGACCCCTGGCTCATCAACGACGACTTCAACCTAATATACAAAGCACGAGATAAGAACAACAACAATATAAATCATAGGATCATGGGCAAGTTTCGGGCTGCGATCGACATAGCGGGGCTCGAGGAGATCAAATGCAAAAATAGAAAGTTCACGTGGAGCAACGAACGCGCGTCTCCAACCCTAGTTAGCATAGACAAGTTCTTCCGCAATTGA